The Malus domestica chromosome 13, GDT2T_hap1 genome includes a window with the following:
- the LOC103414496 gene encoding uncharacterized protein has protein sequence MGDSFRVRADKVFGSIPSSTSSFPKVQQSSPWSVTGEAVERREWKRGKDAGTSSNRDQTPCSSSFLEDEWGIKASIGKDPTLDFEEEEDEYDKVAAGTEGISDRLYMDEIANHGPFLNSQNVLHGSNKDPRANFLAAKLRLKEDDAEARKSNSTLAAALPVKKQTVESPEDGGRPKSILKRKGYASDTKVQKRVRFDPAFVAHSHSKEAEVRSDVNGMVSGPSPFSIKAKSKLAKYRQVPDYLVNPSKYTYYSFDTTAKVDEVANAQACTEYLTPDESSNSESRSETEDSSPKLPVSVTFVSKKKRGDDNAVNDSKKMKLDKEDDKTESLKQAGIPVGIAAVEVQSDVRAVEEEGSQPSAPVASVCVQKSGRKYRKKTVSDESDS, from the exons ATGGGCGACAGCTTCAGAGTTCGCGCGGACAAGGTTTTTGGATCGATCCCTTCGTCGACCTCGTCGTTCCCGAAAGTACAGCAATCCTCGCCCTGGTCCGTTACCGGAGAAGCGGTCGAGCGCAGAGAATGGAAGCGGGGCAAGGACGCCGGTACCTCCTCCAACAGAGACCAAACGCCGTGCTCGTCGTCGTTTCTGGAGGACGAATGGGGGATCAAAGCGTCGATCGGCAAGGACCCCACTCTGGATTTCGag gaagaggaagatgaaTATGACAAAGTGGCGGCGGGAACAGAAGGCATAAGCGACCGTTTGTACATGGATGAGATTGCCAATCATGGGCCCTTTTTAAATTCTCAAAATGTGcttcatggtagcaacaaagaTCCGCGTGCCAATTTCCTGGCTGCTAAACTTCGGCTGAAAGAAGATGATGCTGAAGCTCGAAAGTCGAATTCTACCCTGGCTGCTGCTTTACCAGTCAAGAAACAGACTGTAGAATCACCTGAAGACGGTGGCCGGCCAAAGTCTATATTGAAAAGGAAAGGCTATGCCTCAGATACGAAGGTGCAGAAACGTGTCAGGTTTGATCCTGCTTTTGTAGCTCATAGTCATTCTAAAGAAGCAGAAGTTCGGTCTGATGTGAATGGAATGGTTTCAGGTCCAAGCCCTTTCTCTATTAAAGCAAAAAGCAAGCTCGCAAAATACCGTCAGGTACCTGATTATTTGGTGAATCCTTCAAAGTATACATATTATAGCTTCGATACAACAGCCAAAGTCGATGAAGTTGCCAACGCCCAGGCTTGTACAGAGTACCTTACTCCGGATGAGAGTTCAAATTCAGAGTCAAGGTCAGAGACAGAGGATTCTTCACCTAAACTTCCTGTGTCTGTGACCTTTGTttcaaagaagaagagaggggaTGACAATGCAGTTAATGATAGCAAAAAAATGAAGTTAGACAAGGAAGATGACAAAACGGAGTCCTTAAAACAAGCAGGCATCCCTGTTGGCATTGCAGCCGTTGAAGTCCAAAGTGATGTTCGTGCGGTCGAGGAAGAAGGTTCGCAACCAAGTGCACCAGTTGCAAGTGTTTGTGTACAGAAATCTGGACGGAAGTATCGGAAAAAAACAGTATCTGATGAGTCTGATTCTTGA
- the LOC103414497 gene encoding trihelix transcription factor ASR3-like codes for MVMALEQQVVLSPVDGDANGADARHPTSGDDSSKAPRLPRWTRQEILVLINGKRYAESRGGGRTPRSDFGSGQSEPKWAAVSNYCKKHGVNREPVQCRKRWSNLAGDFKKIREWEAQRKDETESFWVMRNDLRRERKLPGFFDKEVYDIMEAVPGTPSTLALPGPNRVESEELKEEGMAEEAENLFDSIQRPTEDGLFLDDESGRSPEKEVRFKEGPVISAPLPISEKVYKPMPQGHQGQGAADPKHPASIPEFGSTSQDRKRKRCATEGDEEASDLQNQLVDVMERNSKVLADYLHAQNSHSQLDREQRKEHSDNVVAVLNKLADAFMRIAEKL; via the exons ATGGTCATGGCCTTGGAGCAGCAGGTGGTCCTGAGCCCCGTTGACGGCGACGCTAACGGCGCTGACGCCCGCCACCCCACGTCCGGTGACGACTCCAGCAAGGCGCCGAGGCTGCCACGCTGGACGCGCCAGGAGATTCTCGTGCTGATAAACGGTAAGCGGTACGCGGAGAGCCGGGGCGGGGGCCGGACTCCGAGGTCGGACTTCGGGTCGGGTCAGTCGGAGCCTAAATGGGCGGCGGTGTCGAACTACTGCAAGAAGCACGGGGTGAACCGGGAGCCGGTCCAGTGCAGGAAGCGGTGGAGCAATTTGGCGGGGGACTTCAAGAAGATCAGGGAGTGGGAGGCGCAGAGGAAGGACGAAACGGAGTCCTTTTGGGTGATGAGGAACGACctgaggagagagaggaagctGCCGGGGTTTTTCGATAAGGAGGTCTACGATATAATGGAGGCGGTTCCAGGTACTCCGAGTACGCTGGCGTTACCGGGTCCGAACCGGGTGGAGTCCGAGGAGTTGAAGGAGGAGGGGATGGCGGAGGAGGCTGAGAACTTGTTCGATAGCATACAGAGACCGACTGAGGACGGGTTATTTTTGGATGACGAGTCTGGTCGGAGCCCCGAAAAGGAAGTCCGGTTCAAGGAGGGTCCGGTGATTTCAGCTCCCTTGCCAATATCAG AGAAGGTGTACAAACCAATGCCACAAGGACATCAAGGACAAG GTGCAGCAGACCCAAAACACCCAGCTTCAATCCCAGAGTTTGGATCTACCTCTCAAGACCGGAAGCGGAAGCGTTGTGCAACGGAAGGAGACGAGGAAGCATCCGATCTGCAGAATCAGTTGGTTGATGTCATGGAAAGGAATAGCAAAGTGCTGGCTGACTACCTTCACGCTCAGAATTCCCATTCTCAACTCGACCGGGAGCAGAGGAAAGAGCATTCCGATAACGTGGTTGCTGTTCTTAACAAGCTTGCAGATGCATTCATGCGAATCGCCGAGAAATTGTAG
- the LOC103452487 gene encoding histone-lysine N-methyltransferase, H3 lysine-9 specific SUVH4-like isoform X3: MSPSKKTDKKNDDEPKKQSKRPDLKALSEMLKENQILFPEKQIGHLPGIAVGHQFYSRAEMVALRFHSHWLNGIDFVGESKGKVEKFRGYKLPFALTIVVSGQYEDDVDNAEEIVYTGQGGNDLLGNKQQIADQVMKRGNLALKNNMDQGIPVRVVRGHDCVNSYTSKVYTYDGLYKVNNYWAEKGVAGFTVFKYRLKRLPGQDSLRSKQVNFVRARGSKVHAELPGLVCKDICNGLENICIPATNVIDKPPIAPEGLKYINSIIVEKDVNIPPNAPGCSCKGNCTNPLTCSCAQLNGGDFPYVSKDGGRLIEAKAVVFECGPNCGCGPGCVNRSSQRGMKHRLEVFRTDYKGWGVRSWDFIPSGAPVCEYIGVLRKTDEVDSLLGNEYIFEIDCWHTMHGIGSREKRMCDVTIPNGDAESGFSKLSESEPEFCIDAASHGNVTRYINHSCEPNLFVQCVLSSHHDVRLARIVLFAADNIPPLQELSYDYGYELDSVVGLDGKIKQLACHCGAVGCRKRLY; encoded by the exons ATGCTCAAGGAGAATCAAATTTTATTCCCTGAAAAGCAAATTGGTCATCTTCCGG GTATTGCTGTTGGGCATCAATTTTACTCCCGGGCTGAAATGGTGGCTTTAAGGTTCCATTCACACTGGTTAAATGGAATTGATTTTGTAGGAGAATCTAAAGGCAAGGTG GAGAAATTCAGAGGCTATAAGCTTCCATTTGCCTTAACAATTGTGGTTTCTGGCCAATATGAAGATGATGTTGATAACGCAGAAGAGATTGTTTATACTGGTCAAGGTGGAAATGATTTGCTTGGTAATAAACAACAAATTGCAGATCAAGTTATGAAACGGGGTAATTTGGCTCTTAAG AATAATATGGACCAGGGCATTCCTGTTAGAGTTGTCCGTGGACATGACTGCGTCAATAGTTATACTAGTAAAGTTTATACGTATGATGGCCTATACAAG GTTAACAATTATTGGGCAGAAAAGGGTGTTGCTGGATTTACCGTGTTTAAGTATCGTTTAAAGCGACTTCCAGGGCAAGATAGTTTGCGTAGTAAACag GTAAATTTTGTTCGTGCGCGAGGGTCTAAAGTTCACGCTGAATTACCTGG GTTGGTGTGCAAGGACATTTGCAACGGTCTAGAAAATATTTGCATTCCAGCTACGAACGTCATTGATAAACCTCCTATAGCGCCTGAAG GCCTTAAATATATTAACTCTATTATAGTTGAAAAAGATGTGAACATTCCACCGAACGCTCCCGGGTGCAGTTGCAAAGGAAACTGTACTAATCCACTGACTTGCTCTTGTGCTCAACTGAATGGCGGCGATTTTCCTTACGTTAGTAAAGATGGTGGAAG ATTAATTGAGGCAAAGGCTGTTGTGTTTGAGTGTGGTCCAAATTGCGGCTGTGGACCTGGTTGTGTTAACCGTTCATCTCAGCGGGGAATGAAGCATCGACTTGAG GTATTTCGTACGGATTACAAAGGCTGGGGTGTTAGGTCGTGGGACTTTATTCCTTCTGGTGCACCAGTATGTGAATACATTGGAGTTCTTAGGAAGACTGATGAAGTTGACAGTCTCTTGGGGAACgaatatatatttgaaattgattGCTGGCATACAATGCATGGGATTGGGTCAAGAGAG AAGCGAATGTGCGATGTGACTATTCCAAatggtgatgcagagtcaggatTCAGCAAGCTATCAGAAAGTGAGCCTGAGTTTTGCATAGATGCCGCTTCTCATGGCAACGTTACTAGATATATCAATCATAGTTGTGAGCCTAACCTCTTCGTACAATGTGTTTTGAGCTCTCATCATGATGTTAGACTCGCTAGAATTGTGTTGTTCGCCGCGGATAATATACCTCCATTGCAG GAACTTTCATATGACTATGGTTATGAACTTGATAGCGTGGTCGGTCTTGATGGAAAAATTAAGCAGTTAGCCTGCCATTGCGGTGCAGTTGGCTGTCGGAAGCGTTTGTACTAG